One genomic region from Gammaproteobacteria bacterium encodes:
- the aroC gene encoding chorismate synthase, whose amino-acid sequence MSGNTIGRLFSVTSFGESHGAAIGAIVDGCPPGMELSVKDLQQDLERRRPGKSRYTTQRRETDEVEILSGIFEGKTTGTPIALLIRNIDQRSKDYTEIKDRFRPGHADYTYQQKYGFRDYRGGGRSSARETASRVAAGAIAKKYLKTRYGVTVQGYLSQLGSIRAETVDMSAVEGNPFFFPDASRINELEQYMDVLRKEGNSIGARINVIAKGVPPGWGEPVFDRLDADLAHALMSINAVKGVEIGDGFAVVEQKGTEHRDEMKPNGFLTNRAGGVLGGISSGQEITASIALKPTSSLRLPGQTVNSKGDSTDVITKGRHDPCVGIRATPIAEAMMAIVLLDHALRHRGQNADVHCDTPVIPASTPD is encoded by the coding sequence ATGTCAGGAAACACAATAGGTCGTTTGTTTAGTGTCACTAGTTTTGGTGAAAGTCACGGCGCCGCTATCGGCGCGATAGTAGACGGTTGCCCTCCGGGCATGGAGTTAAGCGTTAAAGATCTGCAACAAGATCTTGAGCGTCGTCGGCCTGGCAAGTCACGCTATACGACCCAGCGTCGTGAGACCGATGAAGTGGAAATACTGTCGGGCATTTTTGAGGGCAAGACGACCGGCACACCGATAGCCTTGTTGATCCGTAATATTGATCAACGCTCGAAAGATTATACAGAGATTAAAGATCGTTTCCGCCCCGGCCATGCGGATTATACCTACCAGCAAAAATATGGCTTTAGAGATTATCGTGGTGGCGGACGCTCTTCTGCACGCGAAACCGCATCGCGTGTTGCGGCGGGCGCCATTGCAAAAAAATACCTTAAAACACGCTATGGCGTTACTGTTCAAGGCTACTTATCCCAGTTAGGCTCGATACGGGCAGAGACGGTTGATATGAGTGCGGTCGAGGGCAACCCCTTTTTCTTTCCTGATGCTTCGCGCATTAATGAGCTCGAACAGTATATGGACGTCTTACGTAAAGAGGGAAACTCAATTGGTGCACGGATAAACGTGATTGCTAAAGGCGTACCACCTGGCTGGGGTGAACCAGTGTTTGATCGACTGGATGCTGACTTGGCTCATGCACTGATGAGTATTAATGCGGTTAAGGGTGTTGAGATAGGCGATGGTTTTGCTGTGGTTGAGCAAAAAGGCACCGAGCATCGTGATGAAATGAAACCCAATGGGTTTTTGACCAATCGCGCGGGCGGTGTACTTGGTGGTATTTCCTCTGGTCAAGAGATTACGGCAAGCATTGCTTTAAAGCCGACATCGAGCCTTCGTTTGCCAGGCCAAACAGTGAATAGCAAGGGCGATTCAACTGATGTGATTACCAAAGGTCGTCACGACCCCTGTGTTGGTATTCGTGCAACCCCTATCGCTGAGGCAATGATGGCCATTGTGTTGTTGGATCATGCGTTGCGTCATCGCGGTCAGAATGCCGATGTGCATTGCGATACGCCAGTCATCCCTGCCTCTACTCCAGACTAG